The sequence below is a genomic window from Deltaproteobacteria bacterium.
CTCAACCACGGTGATCTCGCTGCGATATACTCGTTGAATTACGTCTAGTCGTTTCTCGTCTTTCATTGTCAGGGTTGTCATCCTTCCACCCTGACATAATTACGTTGCCGTTAACCCCTGACATAATCACTTTGCTACAACAAAGGTTGTCGAAGTCGTTGACACCGGGGAAGGTCATCGGGTAATCTCGCCAAAAATTGACGAATTCATTCGCGATAAAATCAATTCACAATACGGGAGGCGTCAGTATGTTTAAGAAGTTCGTTCTTGCGTTCATGCTGGTAGGGTTCGCCGGCTTTAAGGTCAACGCGGCGGACACCGCGCTGCAACAGATCGCCGATGCGTTGGACGTGTCGACGACCAAGACTTTTCAATTTACCGCCAACGGCAAAATGTGGGGCGTGGGGCAGGCGACCAGTGCGGTGGCGGCCAACCCTAGATCCTATATCAAGAGTTTGACCCGGGTCTATGATTTTACCGCGGGCGCCATGCGCGACGAATTAGTTCGCTCCCAAGGCGAGGCGCCGCCGAGCGGCGGCGATTTTCAGCCCATCGAGGGCGATCAACGGCTAGTTCCACTGGTGAGCGGAAATTGGGCGTGGAACGAATCCGGCAAAAATATGATTCCGGCGCCGCACGAGGCCAACGAGCGCGCCCATGCCATCGTGATCTCGCCGCATGGCCTGGTTCGCGCGGCCTTTGCCAACAACGCGGTGGTCGCCAAACGGACCATCGAAGGCCGCGAGATGTCGGTTATCTCCTTCACGGTCCAAGGGCAGCATAAAGTGGTGGCTTTCGTGAACGATCAAAACGCCATCGAGAAGGTGGAGTCGTCCTACGGCCACCCAGCGGTGGGCGACATGAAGGTGGTCACCCACTATGGACCCTACCGCGATTTCGGCGGTATCAAGTTCCCGGCGAAAATCATTCAATATCAGGACGGACTGCCGTCTCTCGATGTCACCGTCACGGCCGTGCGAGCGAATCCACCCGTGGATATCGAGGTGCCGGGTAATGTGCGTAGCGAACCGGTGATGGTGCGGTCGGAAAAGGTCGCCGACGGCGTTTGGTTTATCGGTGGCGGCTCGCATAACAGTGTGCTCATCGAGATGAAGGATTATCTGATTGTCGTCGAGGCGCCGTTGGGCGATCTGCGCTCGGCGGCGGTAATCGGTGAAGTGAAAAAACTGGTGGCCAACAAGCCCATCAAGTATCTAGTCAACACGCACCATCACATCGATCATTCGGGCGGCGTGCGCGCCTACGCGGCCGAAGGCGTCACCATCGTGACCCACGAGCTGAGCCGGCCCTATTACGAAAAGGCGTTGGCGAATAGCTGGAACTTGAGCCCCGATCGATTGGCCAAGTCGAAGAAAAAGCCGGTGTTCCAGACGATGGGCGATAACATGGTGTTGACCGATGGCGCGCGCTCGGTGGAGCTCTATCAAATCACCGGCAGCGGCCATCATGACGGCATGGTCATGGCCTATCTGCGCAAGGAAAAGCTCTTGGTCGAGGCTGACGTGTTTAGTCCTTTCGGCATACCGAAAACCCCCAATCCCTATTCGGTCAATCTCGAAGCCAACGTGCGCCGCTTGAACATCGACGTTGGCAAGATTCTGCCAATCCATGGCCCTATCGTTCCTTACGTCGAGCTGTTGAAAGCGATCGGCAAAGACCCGGCTGCGGCGAAGGCGCCACCGGCGAAGTAGCGACAACCTAACTCCAAATCGGCGCGAGCACGGCGTAGGTCGTGCTCACGCCTTTTTTTGCCTTGTAACTTTCTCGGCTCTCGCATATTAAGTGCTCATTCCGAGGTTCCATTACCCATAAGGAGGCCAGTTATGTTGACTAAGCTTGTAGTTGCGTTCGCGCTGTTGGTGTTCACGAGTTATCCGGCCCAAGCGCAGGAGAGCGATCTCCAACGCATCGCCGATGCCCTCGACGTGTCGACGACCAAGACGTTTCAGTTTACCGGCAATGGCATGATGTACTCGCTGGGCCAAAGCACCAGCCCGGCGGCGCCCTGGCCGCGCCAGTTCGTCAAGTCGATGACGCGGGTTTACGATTTCACCGCCGGCGCCATGCGCGATACCGTCG
It includes:
- a CDS encoding MBL fold metallo-hydrolase, giving the protein MFKKFVLAFMLVGFAGFKVNAADTALQQIADALDVSTTKTFQFTANGKMWGVGQATSAVAANPRSYIKSLTRVYDFTAGAMRDELVRSQGEAPPSGGDFQPIEGDQRLVPLVSGNWAWNESGKNMIPAPHEANERAHAIVISPHGLVRAAFANNAVVAKRTIEGREMSVISFTVQGQHKVVAFVNDQNAIEKVESSYGHPAVGDMKVVTHYGPYRDFGGIKFPAKIIQYQDGLPSLDVTVTAVRANPPVDIEVPGNVRSEPVMVRSEKVADGVWFIGGGSHNSVLIEMKDYLIVVEAPLGDLRSAAVIGEVKKLVANKPIKYLVNTHHHIDHSGGVRAYAAEGVTIVTHELSRPYYEKALANSWNLSPDRLAKSKKKPVFQTMGDNMVLTDGARSVELYQITGSGHHDGMVMAYLRKEKLLVEADVFSPFGIPKTPNPYSVNLEANVRRLNIDVGKILPIHGPIVPYVELLKAIGKDPAAAKAPPAK